The Candidatus Cloacimonadota bacterium genome contains the following window.
AAATACGACATGATTCAACATACAATTTTAGAGCCAGTTTTGAAGTATTTATTTGCCTTCATCGGTCTGAGCCCGGTTTCATGCAATCTTTTGAGCGATTTCCACAGCTATAGCCACCCGTATTTTGGCCTTTTCTGTTGACATTATGACTGTGCCAAGATTTTGTGGATTTCACACATCCGGCTTGCCATCCAGATGGATTTTGGCGAAATATCGGATGTGAGCAAGGAAGTTTTATGCTTGAGATAAAAAATCTGTCCCGCAATTTTGGCGCCATAAAAGCCGTGAACAAGGTCAGTTTCGCCGTTTCCGGAGGCGAAATTGTCGGTTTTTTAGGTCCCAACGGCGCCGGCAAAACCACCACCATGCGCATGATGGTGGGCTGGCTTCAGCCCGATGAAGGGATGATTTCCCTGGGTGGACAAAGCATTTTCGCGGATCCTCTTGCCGTCAGCGCCCGCATTGGCTATCTGCCTGAAAACAATCCCCTTTACGGCGAAATGGCAGTGGGTGAATTCCTGCGTTATTTTGGAACTTTGCGCCGCATGAGCCCCTCTTTTTTGGACGAACGGCTGGAATTTGTGCGCGCCGCCTGCGGCCTGGACGAGGTTTGGAGACAGCGTATTTCCACGCTTTCCAAGGGCTACCGCCAGCGTGTGGGCTTGGCTCAGGCAATTTTGCACGATCCGGAGGTCTTGATTTTGGACGAACCCACCGGCGGGCTGGACCCAAACCAGATTATCGAAATCCGCGAGCTAATCCGCGAACTGGGCAAGGAAAAAACCGTGCTG
Protein-coding sequences here:
- a CDS encoding ATP-binding cassette domain-containing protein — its product is MLEIKNLSRNFGAIKAVNKVSFAVSGGEIVGFLGPNGAGKTTTMRMMVGWLQPDEGMISLGGQSIFADPLAVSARIGYLPENNPLYGEMAVGEFLRYFGTLRRMSPSFLDERLEFVRAACGLDEVWRQRISTLSKGYRQRVGLAQAILHDPEVLILDEPTGGLDPNQIIEIRELIRELGKEKTVLLSSHIMQEVQALCSRVIIINKGRVIVDDDIENLGAHISGLNRVVMELEAENPDFTPWLDKKEGVNLESKVQSGSICLARFLAPPELDIRKDLTAFVLEQGWQLVSVYQEKQSLESIFHELTSQEEAVESEEEIPLESDGVQKLVAELHPIDGDLTCPESETLPQNNNENKDEQ